One Saccharospirillaceae bacterium DNA segment encodes these proteins:
- the ilvC gene encoding ketol-acid reductoisomerase, translated as MGENYFNTLNLREQLDQLGRCRFMDREEFTNGCEVLKGKKIVIVGCGAQGLNQGMNMRDSGLDVSYALRQAAIDEKRQSFLNASENGFTVGTYEELIPTADLVCNLTPDKQHTSVVEAVMPLMKQGATLGYSHGFNIVEEGMQIREDLTVIMVAPKCPGSEVREEYKRGFGVPTLMAVHPENDPEGKGHDQAKAWASATGGDRAGVLESSFVAEVKSDLMGEQTILCGMLQTGAILGFEKMVEDGIDEGYAAKLIQYGWETVTEALKYGGITNMMDRLSNPAKLVAFDMAEELKELMRPLFRKHQDDIMTGHFSKTMMEDWAAGDANLLKWREETAETGFEKAPASDVEIDEQEYFDHGVMLVAMVKAGVELAFETMVESGIVEESAYYESLHETPLIANTIARKKLYEMNVVISDTAEYGCYLFAHAAVPLLREKFMPHISTDVIGKGLNLKSNSVDNARLIEVNDLVRNHPVEWVGQELRGYMTDMKRIVEASK; from the coding sequence ATGGGTGAGAACTATTTCAACACGCTGAACCTGCGTGAACAGCTGGACCAGTTGGGCCGTTGTCGTTTTATGGACCGTGAAGAATTCACTAACGGTTGTGAAGTTCTGAAAGGCAAAAAAATTGTGATCGTTGGTTGTGGTGCTCAGGGCCTGAACCAGGGTATGAACATGCGTGATTCTGGCTTGGACGTTTCTTACGCTCTGCGCCAAGCGGCAATCGATGAAAAGCGTCAGTCTTTCCTGAACGCTTCTGAAAACGGTTTCACTGTTGGAACTTACGAAGAGCTGATCCCAACGGCTGACCTGGTTTGTAACCTGACGCCAGACAAGCAGCACACAAGCGTTGTAGAAGCCGTTATGCCACTGATGAAGCAAGGTGCAACTCTGGGTTATTCCCACGGTTTCAACATTGTTGAAGAAGGCATGCAGATCCGTGAAGACTTAACTGTCATCATGGTTGCTCCTAAGTGCCCGGGTTCTGAAGTACGTGAAGAATACAAGCGCGGCTTCGGTGTACCGACTCTGATGGCTGTTCACCCAGAGAACGATCCTGAAGGTAAAGGTCACGATCAAGCGAAAGCATGGGCTTCGGCTACTGGCGGCGACCGCGCTGGCGTTCTCGAATCCTCTTTCGTTGCTGAAGTTAAGTCTGACCTGATGGGTGAACAGACTATCCTGTGTGGCATGCTGCAAACCGGCGCCATCCTGGGCTTCGAAAAAATGGTTGAAGACGGTATCGACGAAGGCTACGCAGCCAAACTGATCCAATACGGTTGGGAAACTGTTACTGAAGCACTGAAGTACGGCGGCATCACTAACATGATGGATCGTCTGTCTAACCCAGCTAAGCTGGTTGCTTTCGACATGGCGGAAGAGCTGAAAGAGCTGATGCGCCCTCTGTTCCGTAAGCACCAGGACGACATCATGACGGGGCACTTCTCCAAAACCATGATGGAAGACTGGGCTGCGGGCGATGCTAACCTGCTGAAATGGCGCGAAGAAACGGCAGAAACCGGCTTCGAAAAAGCTCCGGCTTCTGACGTTGAAATCGACGAGCAAGAATACTTCGATCACGGCGTAATGCTGGTTGCTATGGTGAAAGCGGGCGTTGAGCTGGCATTCGAAACCATGGTTGAGTCTGGCATCGTTGAAGAGTCTGCTTACTACGAGTCTCTGCACGAAACCCCACTGATCGCTAACACCATCGCTCGTAAGAAACTGTACGAGATGAACGTTGTGATCTCTGACACTGCAGAATACGGCTGCTACCTGTTCGCTCACGCGGCAGTGCCTCTCCTGCGCGAGAAGTTCATGCCACACATCAGCACTGATGTGATCGGTAAAGGCCTGAACCTGAAGTCCAACTCTGTGGATAACGCGCGACTGATCGAAGTGAACGATCTGGTTCGTAACCACCCGGTTGAGTGGGTCGGTCAGGAGCTGCGTGGCTACATGACTGATATGAAGCGTATTGTAGAAGCTTCTAAGTAA
- the zigA gene encoding zinc metallochaperone GTPase ZigA, protein MNTVDKRLPVTLLSGFLGAGKTTLLNHILHNRDALKVAVIVNDMSEINIDAAQVKNEISFNRTEEKLVEMSNGCICCTLREDLLLEVSRLAKDERFDYLVIESTGISEPLPVAETFTFADEDGTSLADIARLDTLVTVVDAFNFLNDFREAKMLQETGESLGDDDQRSVADLLVDQIEFCDKIIVNKADRVSETELAELKSILASLNPDAEQITAEFGRIDTGKILATHSFSFDKAQQAPGWLKEMRGEHVPETEEYGISSFSYEARKPFHPKKFFDFLHQDWPDGKLIRSKGYFWLATRPQFAGQWSQAGGIAHHGFGGIFWKAVPQERWPEDEEYLEFIKEKWVEPFGDMRQELVFIGQNLDPVATRERLDECLLSESELMQGAEFWKTLDDPFPIWQER, encoded by the coding sequence ATGAACACTGTTGATAAACGCTTGCCGGTGACCTTGTTGTCAGGTTTTCTCGGCGCTGGAAAAACGACGTTGTTAAACCACATTCTGCATAATCGAGACGCACTCAAAGTGGCGGTCATCGTGAATGATATGAGTGAAATCAATATCGATGCGGCTCAGGTAAAAAACGAGATATCGTTTAACCGTACCGAAGAAAAACTGGTGGAAATGAGTAATGGCTGTATCTGCTGCACGCTCCGGGAAGATTTGTTGCTGGAGGTCAGCCGTCTGGCGAAGGATGAGCGCTTTGATTATCTGGTAATCGAATCAACCGGTATCTCTGAACCTTTACCAGTAGCAGAAACCTTCACTTTTGCCGATGAGGACGGCACCAGTCTGGCTGATATTGCCCGGCTTGATACCCTGGTAACCGTGGTGGATGCGTTTAATTTCCTGAACGATTTCCGCGAAGCCAAGATGCTGCAGGAAACGGGGGAGTCGCTTGGTGATGATGATCAACGCAGTGTTGCTGATCTGTTGGTTGATCAGATCGAGTTCTGCGACAAAATTATTGTCAATAAAGCCGACCGGGTCAGCGAGACTGAGCTGGCCGAGCTGAAGAGTATTCTTGCCAGTCTAAATCCTGACGCCGAGCAGATAACGGCTGAGTTTGGCCGTATCGATACGGGTAAAATTCTGGCAACGCATTCTTTCAGCTTTGATAAGGCGCAGCAGGCGCCGGGCTGGCTGAAAGAAATGCGCGGAGAACATGTTCCTGAAACTGAGGAATACGGCATCAGCAGTTTCAGCTATGAAGCACGTAAACCGTTTCACCCTAAGAAGTTCTTCGACTTTTTGCATCAGGATTGGCCGGATGGCAAGTTGATTCGTTCTAAAGGATATTTTTGGTTAGCAACACGGCCGCAATTTGCCGGGCAGTGGAGTCAGGCGGGTGGCATTGCCCATCATGGTTTTGGTGGTATTTTCTGGAAAGCGGTGCCTCAGGAGCGTTGGCCAGAAGATGAGGAATACCTCGAATTTATAAAAGAAAAGTGGGTTGAGCCGTTCGGAGATATGCGCCAGGAATTGGTGTTTATCGGTCAGAACCTTGATCCGGTAGCGACACGTGAAAGGCTGGATGAATGTTTATTAAGTGAAAGCGAACTTATGCAGGGTGCAGAGTTCTGGAAAACTCTGGATGATCCGTTCCCGATCTGGCAGGAACGTTGA
- the ilvY gene encoding HTH-type transcriptional activator IlvY, which produces MDYKDLQSFLSLCSHLHLGKASEALHMSPSTLSRRLARMEEEVGATLLVRETSPLSLTNAGELFKRHAESTLSDWQQLKSSVSGEVSDLQGSLTLFCSVTASYSFLADLLARFRERYPLVDLHIHTGDAAESILKVENGEADIVVAARPEQLSEELTFKTIMPSPLLFIAPKNSTTISQLNQAEIDWSAVPMVLSETGLARTRVNHWFAARGIQPNIYAQVSGHEAIVSMVALGAGVGVVPELVLKNSPMAARVRVLAVQPELEPFAVGLSAKTQRMQETLLQALWKTAAL; this is translated from the coding sequence GTGGACTATAAAGACCTGCAATCATTTCTTAGCCTGTGCTCACACCTTCATCTAGGTAAGGCCAGCGAAGCACTGCATATGAGCCCATCAACCCTGAGCCGACGTTTGGCTCGTATGGAAGAAGAAGTGGGTGCCACCTTGTTGGTGCGCGAAACCTCACCCTTGTCACTGACCAATGCCGGAGAGCTATTTAAGCGCCACGCTGAAAGCACTTTGTCTGATTGGCAGCAACTGAAGAGTTCCGTCTCAGGGGAGGTGAGTGATTTGCAGGGATCACTCACCTTATTTTGTTCGGTGACCGCCAGCTATAGCTTTCTGGCCGATTTACTGGCGCGTTTTCGGGAGCGTTACCCATTGGTTGACCTGCATATTCACACCGGAGATGCTGCTGAATCGATTCTTAAAGTAGAGAATGGTGAGGCTGATATTGTGGTCGCTGCTCGACCAGAACAACTCAGTGAGGAGCTGACTTTCAAGACCATTATGCCCTCGCCGTTACTGTTTATTGCGCCCAAAAACAGCACAACCATCTCTCAACTTAATCAGGCAGAAATCGACTGGTCTGCCGTACCTATGGTGTTATCTGAAACCGGCCTGGCGCGCACACGAGTTAATCATTGGTTTGCGGCCCGTGGTATTCAGCCAAATATCTATGCCCAGGTTTCCGGTCATGAAGCCATTGTCAGTATGGTCGCGTTAGGAGCAGGGGTCGGCGTCGTGCCAGAGCTGGTATTGAAGAACAGCCCAATGGCAGCGAGGGTTCGGGTATTAGCGGTGCAGCCCGAGCTTGAACCCTTTGCTGTAGGATTGAGTGCCAAAACGCAGCGAATGCAGGAGACATTGTTGCAGGCGTTATGGAAGACAGCAGCCCTGTAA
- a CDS encoding TonB-dependent receptor: MLYRILLAGAVAAGTASQASAVELDTVVVSSGDDSSLADVAQPVLVLDQQALAKNPGDTLGTLLEQQPGISNASFGPGVGRPVLRGMSGSRVKMMINGHDSADLSAMSSDHAPMAEVANASQVEVIQGPATLLFGGGAIGGVVNVIDNKIARKPVTETEGQVSAKFDSNASTRQLSAELNGGNGEFAWHVSGFDKSTDDYQAADSETVNNSDTSGKGFSLGVSHTAAEKGFIGFSVSQSEYDYGVPNENDEQTRVRPEQIRYDLKSSWLNPFSGIISWDNEVSFNDYEHDELTEPTVEGLFDQETWEYNSRLRHDTLFGWQGHLGLHLSQQVMQLCHDHSGCSKIPDYSSQSWNGYKGGAFTERGGFEFVHNTPMPETETTDIGYFLVEKRDWQNESFGNGNFELGARIDFRTITSDPKTIAASSRQDESYYDDKYFAPLTLSFASTWNISPQQRWAISVARAQRAPDAQEMFWNGDHHATFSYQLDNPELKEETAYTFDINWTYASEQLFTRVSAYRYQFDDYIYNDLKSVKDPYHGNAVYRYEQADAEFYGGEVTSEYALTEQWHVLVQADYVSAQLTKAAAGTSNKNLPRTPPATALLQFGWHHNQWQAEIENRWSLAQNKTAAEESAAAAYQHVNARVNYSVMLATSYEWQLGLQLTNLFDAPGRNHVSYLKQFAPLPGRNISLSTSIQF, from the coding sequence ATGTTATATCGTATTTTGCTTGCTGGCGCTGTTGCGGCAGGCACGGCTTCACAAGCCTCTGCTGTTGAACTTGATACTGTGGTTGTCAGTTCAGGTGATGACTCCTCCCTGGCTGACGTTGCGCAACCTGTATTGGTGCTGGATCAGCAGGCACTGGCGAAAAATCCGGGTGACACTTTGGGGACTTTGCTGGAGCAACAGCCTGGCATCAGCAATGCCTCGTTTGGTCCGGGTGTGGGTCGTCCGGTATTGCGCGGTATGAGTGGCAGTCGGGTAAAAATGATGATCAACGGACACGACAGCGCTGATTTATCGGCCATGAGTTCGGATCACGCTCCGATGGCAGAGGTTGCCAATGCCAGTCAGGTTGAAGTCATTCAAGGACCAGCGACCTTGCTGTTTGGCGGCGGTGCTATTGGTGGCGTGGTTAATGTGATCGACAACAAGATTGCCCGCAAGCCGGTTACTGAAACCGAGGGGCAGGTAAGTGCTAAATTCGATAGCAATGCCTCAACTCGCCAGCTTAGTGCGGAATTAAATGGTGGCAACGGCGAGTTTGCCTGGCACGTCAGTGGCTTCGATAAATCGACCGATGATTATCAGGCGGCTGACTCGGAAACAGTAAATAACAGCGACACTTCGGGTAAAGGATTCAGTCTGGGTGTCAGCCATACTGCTGCCGAGAAAGGCTTCATTGGGTTCAGTGTTTCCCAAAGCGAATACGATTACGGCGTACCCAATGAAAATGATGAACAGACTCGTGTTCGCCCGGAGCAGATTCGTTACGATCTCAAATCATCCTGGTTGAACCCATTCTCCGGCATCATCAGTTGGGACAACGAAGTTTCATTTAATGATTACGAGCACGATGAGCTGACTGAACCAACGGTAGAGGGTTTGTTTGATCAGGAAACCTGGGAGTACAACAGCCGTCTGCGTCACGACACGCTGTTTGGTTGGCAAGGACACCTCGGACTGCATCTGAGTCAGCAGGTAATGCAGCTGTGTCATGACCATTCGGGCTGCTCAAAAATTCCGGACTACAGCAGCCAGAGCTGGAATGGCTATAAAGGTGGTGCTTTTACTGAGCGTGGGGGTTTTGAGTTTGTTCACAATACACCAATGCCAGAAACAGAAACGACGGATATCGGTTACTTCCTGGTTGAAAAGCGCGACTGGCAAAACGAATCATTCGGTAACGGTAATTTTGAGCTGGGTGCACGTATTGATTTCCGTACCATCACGTCTGACCCCAAAACCATTGCAGCATCCAGCCGTCAGGATGAAAGTTACTATGACGACAAATATTTCGCGCCGCTGACCTTATCGTTTGCATCGACCTGGAACATCTCACCGCAACAGCGATGGGCGATCAGTGTGGCGCGTGCTCAACGTGCGCCGGATGCTCAGGAGATGTTCTGGAACGGTGATCATCATGCGACTTTCTCCTACCAGCTTGATAATCCGGAGTTGAAGGAAGAGACCGCTTACACCTTTGATATCAACTGGACTTATGCCAGCGAGCAGTTATTCACTCGTGTTTCGGCTTATCGCTATCAGTTCGACGACTACATTTATAACGATCTGAAATCGGTTAAAGATCCTTACCACGGTAATGCGGTTTATCGCTATGAGCAGGCTGATGCTGAGTTCTACGGCGGTGAGGTGACCTCTGAATATGCACTGACCGAGCAATGGCACGTACTGGTGCAGGCTGACTATGTGTCTGCGCAGCTAACCAAAGCCGCAGCGGGTACCTCGAATAAGAATCTACCACGCACACCGCCGGCGACGGCATTGTTGCAGTTTGGCTGGCACCACAACCAATGGCAGGCAGAAATTGAAAATCGCTGGTCCTTGGCACAGAACAAAACGGCAGCAGAAGAATCTGCAGCAGCTGCTTATCAGCATGTTAATGCACGGGTTAACTACAGTGTCATGCTGGCCACCAGTTATGAGTGGCAGCTGGGTCTGCAGTTAACCAATTTATTTGATGCACCGGGACGTAATCATGTTTCTTATCTGAAACAATTTGCGCCACTACCGGGACGCAACATCAGTTTATCGACATCGATACAGTTTTAA
- the msrP gene encoding protein-methionine-sulfoxide reductase catalytic subunit MsrP — translation MIINRRKKSDVAPSEITSRSSYLNRRQFLGQTAALSVAAAALPANAIQTRESTRKQRPVWLAKQVAAAKETGWGKGENLTPYANVTQYNNFYEFGTGKDDPYRYASKLRTDPWMVEIEGECEVKGQFTLEDILSQVDLEERIYRLRCVEAWSMVIPWIGFELSALLKRFKPLSSAKFVEFTTLNDPKQMPGQRSVFSTIDWPYVEGLRMDEAMNPLTIMAVGLYGEVLPNQNGAPFRLVVPWKYGFKSIKSIVKIRFVEKMPMTTWAELAPSEYGFFANVNPQVDHPRWSQASERRLPSGLFKPNRIKTLMFNGYEDEVAAMYSGMNLRKLY, via the coding sequence ATGATTATCAATCGCAGAAAAAAGTCGGATGTTGCACCGTCCGAGATTACCTCCCGCAGTAGTTATCTCAACCGTCGTCAGTTTCTTGGTCAAACCGCTGCTCTATCCGTCGCAGCTGCTGCGCTACCTGCTAATGCAATTCAGACTCGTGAATCAACCCGCAAGCAAAGACCGGTTTGGCTGGCGAAGCAGGTTGCCGCGGCCAAAGAAACGGGCTGGGGTAAGGGCGAAAACCTGACGCCTTATGCAAATGTTACCCAATACAATAATTTCTACGAATTCGGAACAGGTAAGGATGATCCTTATCGTTACGCATCCAAGTTAAGAACCGATCCATGGATGGTAGAGATCGAGGGTGAATGTGAAGTGAAAGGTCAGTTCACTCTTGAAGATATCCTGAGTCAGGTGGATCTGGAAGAACGTATTTATCGCCTTCGATGTGTCGAGGCCTGGTCGATGGTCATCCCCTGGATTGGGTTTGAGTTGTCGGCTCTGCTAAAACGTTTCAAGCCGTTATCCTCAGCCAAGTTCGTCGAGTTCACCACTTTGAATGATCCGAAACAAATGCCGGGGCAGCGTTCAGTCTTTTCAACGATTGATTGGCCGTACGTCGAAGGACTGCGTATGGATGAAGCGATGAACCCTTTGACCATTATGGCCGTGGGTTTATACGGAGAGGTGTTGCCCAACCAAAATGGCGCACCGTTTCGTCTGGTGGTGCCATGGAAGTATGGCTTTAAGAGTATCAAGTCGATTGTCAAAATCCGCTTTGTAGAGAAGATGCCCATGACAACCTGGGCTGAACTCGCTCCAAGTGAATATGGCTTCTTCGCCAATGTAAATCCGCAAGTCGATCACCCGCGTTGGTCTCAGGCAAGCGAACGTCGCCTTCCTTCAGGTTTGTTTAAACCGAATCGTATTAAGACTCTGATGTTTAACGGTTACGAAGACGAAGTGGCGGCCATGTATTCCGGGATGAACCTGCGTAAGCTTTATTAA
- the pssA gene encoding CDP-diacylglycerol--serine O-phosphatidyltransferase, giving the protein MNQEDNKVVPLTDNAQDSQPQGADKPAKWPGRKGIYLLPNLFTTGALFSGFYAVVASMNGHFENAAIAIFIAMILDGLDGRVARLTNTQSDFGAEYDSLADMVSFGVAPALVAFSWSMQSLGKIGWVAAFIYVAGAALRLARFNTQLSVSDKNFFTGLASPAAAAIVAGTVWAFSETGTVGADIAWLMAVIVPGAGLLMVSNFRYHSFKGLDLKGKVPFVALLAVVMVFVVVSIDPAKVLLGVFMGYALSGPAYEGWTRLKNKKQAN; this is encoded by the coding sequence ATGAACCAAGAAGACAATAAGGTTGTTCCTTTGACTGATAACGCGCAAGACAGCCAGCCTCAGGGCGCAGATAAGCCAGCAAAATGGCCAGGTCGTAAAGGCATTTATTTATTACCCAACCTGTTCACCACCGGTGCGCTGTTTTCAGGCTTTTATGCCGTTGTTGCCAGTATGAATGGCCACTTCGAAAACGCTGCGATCGCAATTTTTATCGCCATGATTCTTGATGGCCTGGACGGGCGGGTTGCCCGACTGACGAATACTCAGAGTGATTTTGGCGCTGAGTACGACAGTTTGGCGGACATGGTGTCGTTTGGTGTAGCCCCGGCGCTGGTGGCCTTCAGCTGGTCAATGCAGAGTTTGGGTAAGATTGGTTGGGTGGCTGCCTTCATCTATGTTGCGGGTGCGGCACTGCGGTTAGCTCGTTTCAATACACAGTTGTCGGTGTCTGATAAGAATTTCTTTACCGGATTGGCCAGTCCTGCTGCCGCTGCAATCGTTGCTGGTACGGTCTGGGCCTTCAGTGAGACCGGTACGGTGGGTGCCGATATTGCCTGGTTAATGGCAGTGATCGTTCCGGGTGCAGGCTTATTGATGGTCAGTAACTTCCGTTATCACAGCTTTAAGGGTCTGGACCTGAAGGGTAAGGTTCCTTTCGTTGCTTTACTGGCCGTCGTTATGGTGTTTGTCGTTGTTTCGATTGATCCGGCCAAAGTGCTGTTGGGCGTCTTTATGGGTTATGCCTTATCCGGACCTGCTTATGAGGGCTGGACTCGTCTGAAAAATAAAAAGCAGGCGAACTGA
- a CDS encoding haloacid dehalogenase, whose amino-acid sequence MSDPKAVDDISGDDIDIVLDGVVNCTDFDAGQNPAAFQFPAKQSFDHFRSRITARSTPYHMGHDRVTKAGEAVTVTGKFDYGTILHKDLEDEKVRAYLSGTGKDGWDYLGEFTTNSDGKIFVPVDGQQEGQYVLRMVVMGDLTYADAYITAIEPGKKAVVFDIDETLTKSDLEQILDYTGIEAAEARPAAGQLVQEYLDRGYHPVFITARSYWYAKGSRRWLRETLNLPDFTLRTTLANEQGLFETAQYKTDVMNEMKAAGLEFFRAYGNADTDAEAFNNAGIPLSETYIIGENAGINGTQPLTSEGYEQHISDVVLSTPHSGCN is encoded by the coding sequence ATGTCCGATCCGAAAGCTGTTGATGATATTTCCGGCGACGATATCGATATCGTTCTGGATGGTGTGGTTAATTGTACCGATTTCGATGCAGGCCAGAATCCGGCCGCATTCCAGTTTCCGGCAAAACAGAGTTTTGATCATTTTCGCAGCCGAATCACGGCGCGCAGCACTCCGTATCATATGGGTCATGATCGGGTGACCAAGGCGGGTGAAGCCGTCACAGTAACCGGTAAGTTTGACTACGGTACGATTTTGCACAAAGACCTGGAAGATGAAAAAGTTCGAGCTTACCTCAGTGGCACGGGTAAAGACGGTTGGGATTACCTGGGTGAATTCACCACCAACAGCGATGGTAAGATCTTTGTACCGGTAGACGGTCAGCAGGAAGGCCAGTATGTACTGCGCATGGTTGTGATGGGTGACCTGACATACGCCGATGCTTACATCACCGCGATTGAACCCGGTAAAAAAGCGGTGGTATTTGATATCGATGAGACACTGACCAAAAGTGATCTGGAACAGATTCTCGATTACACCGGAATTGAAGCGGCCGAAGCCCGCCCGGCAGCGGGCCAGTTAGTGCAGGAATACCTCGATCGCGGTTATCACCCGGTATTTATTACTGCCCGCAGCTACTGGTATGCCAAAGGAAGCCGTCGCTGGCTGCGTGAAACCCTCAATTTGCCAGATTTCACATTGCGTACGACATTAGCAAATGAGCAGGGCCTTTTCGAAACCGCGCAATACAAAACCGATGTTATGAATGAGATGAAGGCTGCGGGCCTTGAGTTCTTCCGTGCTTACGGTAATGCCGACACGGATGCTGAAGCCTTTAACAATGCTGGTATTCCATTATCAGAGACTTATATCATCGGTGAAAACGCCGGTATCAACGGCACTCAGCCACTCACATCTGAGGGCTACGAACAACACATATCGGATGTGGTTTTGAGCACACCGCACAGCGGTTGTAACTGA
- a CDS encoding sulfoxide reductase heme-binding subunit YedZ, which translates to MLVTLRRITLFLLALVPFFYLTQAIVRLQLGEWDILGPEPGKAIVWFTGTWAFNFLLIVLAVTPVKDLLKQKWILVHRRMIGLFAFFYTTLHLLSYFAFLLEWQWQELGTEIVDRPYLLVGALAWLLLVPLTITSTRNWQRRLKRLWKTLHKLVYVIGLLAAVHYLLQIRSSWFEPVLYTVVVLLAMALRLPWQKWSSDRVDTTAENP; encoded by the coding sequence ATGCTTGTTACTTTACGACGCATAACCCTTTTCTTGCTGGCGTTGGTGCCTTTCTTCTATCTCACGCAGGCGATTGTGCGCTTGCAACTTGGGGAATGGGATATTCTTGGGCCTGAGCCTGGTAAAGCGATTGTCTGGTTCACTGGAACCTGGGCATTTAACTTCTTGTTGATCGTTCTCGCCGTGACGCCTGTTAAAGATCTGCTCAAGCAGAAATGGATATTGGTGCATCGACGCATGATCGGGTTGTTTGCTTTCTTCTATACAACACTTCATTTGCTGTCGTACTTTGCTTTTTTGTTGGAATGGCAATGGCAGGAACTCGGTACAGAGATTGTTGATCGCCCTTATCTTCTGGTGGGGGCTTTAGCCTGGCTATTGTTGGTGCCGTTGACGATTACCTCTACCAGAAACTGGCAGCGCCGTCTTAAACGTCTCTGGAAAACATTGCATAAACTCGTATACGTGATTGGCTTACTCGCTGCCGTTCACTATTTGTTACAGATTCGTTCTAGCTGGTTTGAACCGGTGCTCTACACTGTAGTGGTGTTGCTGGCGATGGCTCTAAGATTGCCTTGGCAAAAGTGGTCGTCAGACCGGGTGGATACAACGGCTGAAAACCCTTAA